Genomic segment of Arthrobacter antioxidans:
TCCCGGCCGCATCGGAGATGTCCTCGATGGGCCTGACCGCGGCGGCGCGGGCAATCTCAAGATCGCTCATGCAGCCAACCTATCAGCGCGCCGGGATCAGGCCCGCGGAAGCCCGGCCCGCCCGAGGACGTAGTCGATGAGGGGTTCGTACAGTCCCGGGGTCACATTGTCGTCGAGCGGGACGGCGACGTCGAGCTGGCCCTGCGCCTCCGAGACGAACAGCCCGGGGTCGTTGCAGTCCGCGAAGCCGACGGTGGGCAGCCCGGCATTCGCCGCATGGCCTGCCCACCCGTGATCGGCCACGACGAGATCCGGGAGGTCGTGTCCGGCAGCGGTGAGCGTGTCGAGGCTCAGGCGCATGGGCTCGGGGAAGTGCGTGTGCATGAGGCCGCCGTGCTGATGCCAGACGAGCACACCGAACACCTGGCGGATGTCGCCGGCGCCGAAGACGCGCCCCTCCGGGACCCGCACCACCGTGGCACCCGCGGCGGCCACCGCCCGGGCGAAGGCCGCGTGGACGGGGAGCAGGCCCGCCGGGTGGCCTGTCGCGAAGAGGATCCGCTCCCGCCGGCGGGCCGACTCCCCCAGCCGGTCGGCGAACCGGTCGAGGGCGGCGACGCACTTCCCGGCGTCGATGGTGTCCTGGCCCTCCGTGTGGTCCCGGTCGGGGCTCGTCCCCACACGCTCGTGCATGAGGTCGAAGACGTCGTCATAGGTCCAGTCGCGGGTGTGTTCCACCCCGAACTCGAGGTGCTCGTTGCGCTCGAGGAAGAGCCGCATGTGCTTCAGGTTGTCCTGCCGCGGCGTGGCCACCAGGCCGGTGATGCGAACGGAATCGAGGTATGCGGCGAGCTCGGCGGGATTCACGCTTCCATCCTAGGTTCCCGGGCGGGGCTTCAGCGGGCGGTCGCCGCGGGGAACCGCTCGACGGCGGTGCGATAGCTCTGCGCCGTCAGCAGGGCCGTACGCTGCCAGCCGAACGCCAGCGCATGGGTGGCGGCCCCCCGGCCCAGTGTCTCCTTCAGGTGGACGTCGTCGTGCAACCGTTCGAGCACGTCCGCCCAGTGGGTCGCGGAGTGGCCGTTCACGAGGAGGCCGCTGCGCCCGTCGCTGACGGCCTGCGGCAGCCCGCCGACGTTGGCGGCGACCACGGGGGTTCCGCAGGCCTGCGCCTCCAGCGCCACGAGGCCGAAGGATTCACTGAAGGACGGCATGACCACAGCATCCGCGGAACGGAACCACTGGGCGAGGTGGGAGGCGGTCACGGGCGGGTAGAGGCGCACGTCCCGGGTGAGGCCGGCGGCGTCGATGAGGGGCTGCAGGGCCAGCGCCTCGGCACCGCTTCCCGCGCCGAGGATGCTGACGGCGAGCGGGATGTCCGGCCGGCGGCGCCGGAGTTCCGCGGCCGCGGCGACGAGGACCTGCGGACCCTTCAGCTTCTGGATCCTCCCGGCGAACACCACATGGAACTGCTCCGGCGGGAACGCCAGTGCAGCGCGCGCAGCGGCCCTGTCACCCGGGTTGAACGTCGAGAGATCCACGCCGGGAGCCACGACGTCGACCCGGTCCGGGTCGGCGCCGTAGAGCGAGATGAGCTCGGACGCCTCGGTGCTCGTGTTCGCGATCAGGCGGGCCACCCCCTCGACGACCGCCTCCTCACCGGCGATCCGATCCGCCGGTTCCGGGGCGCTGAGTGCCTTCATGCGCAGGTTCTTGACCTTCGCCATCGTGTGCATGGAGTGGATCAGGGGGAGGTTCATCTCCCGGCTGAGCGTGAGACCCACGAGTCCGGAGACCCAGTAGTGGGAATGCAGGACGTCGAAATGACCATCCGCGAGGAGATCGGCCACATCGGTGATCGCGTCGGCGAAGGTGTCCGTCAGGCCCGGGAGGTCTTCCTTCGGGATGCGGCGGCGGGGCCCGGCGTCGAGGTGGTGGACCACGACGCCGTCGGCGAGCACCTCACGCCGCGGGCGTCCCTCACCCGCCTCCCGGGTGAAGATCTCGACGTCGATCCCGACGCCGGCGAGCTCGAGGGCCGTGCTCCTGACGTACACGTTCATGCCGCCCGCGTCCCCCGTGCCGGGCTGCTCGAGCGGCGAGGTATGCAGGGACAGCATGGCCACGCGCCTGACGCCGGACACACCATCTCCCTTCCGACCGGCGGGGGAAGACCGGTCGCATAACCTTCCGACCCTATAACGCCGCGTCCGCACCCCCCATTCCGTGAACCGGCGGCACCCTGCCGGTCGCCGACCACATCCGGGATCGCTGATCTGATCGCCGGCTGCGGTCGGCGCGGCCCGGCCCGCACGTCACTTGATGTACGTGGTGTGCTGGGGCAGCGTGAACCGCTGCGACGCCTCCCAGGGGTCACGGGGCCGATCGGCCCAGATCTGTCCCCACACGGACAGGCTGTTCCTCCATCTCCTCAGCATGCGCCGCACCTCCTTCCTGCGGTGGAAACCGGGCATCGGACGGGACGGGGCACCCGGGAGGTCCACTCCCGGACCGGCGTCCGGGAGTGGGGTCAGCGATCCGCCCATGATGAATTCGCCGGAGGCGGGAAATGGTACGGAGGGATTGTCGGTGAATTGGTCGGGAATGGGCCGGGAATCGGGCATGACGGACTTTCGGCAGGACGGAATTCGGCAGGTACGAGCCACGAAGGGCATTACCGGAAAAGAATGGGACGAGGAAGCCGCGCACGGGCACGGGAATGGGGATGGTGCTGGTCGACCGGCTACCGCCGGTGCGCTGGCTTCCTAATGGCGACGGGTGACGAAGGCGGGATCGGTGCGGCGGGCAAAGGCTCCGCCGAGCATGGTATTCACGATCTCCACCTCCATTCCGTCGAGTGACCTGCAGTCATGCGGCCACGGGTTCCCTCGCTGCTCGAGGTA
This window contains:
- the mshA gene encoding D-inositol-3-phosphate glycosyltransferase, producing MSGVRRVAMLSLHTSPLEQPGTGDAGGMNVYVRSTALELAGVGIDVEIFTREAGEGRPRREVLADGVVVHHLDAGPRRRIPKEDLPGLTDTFADAITDVADLLADGHFDVLHSHYWVSGLVGLTLSREMNLPLIHSMHTMAKVKNLRMKALSAPEPADRIAGEEAVVEGVARLIANTSTEASELISLYGADPDRVDVVAPGVDLSTFNPGDRAAARAALAFPPEQFHVVFAGRIQKLKGPQVLVAAAAELRRRRPDIPLAVSILGAGSGAEALALQPLIDAAGLTRDVRLYPPVTASHLAQWFRSADAVVMPSFSESFGLVALEAQACGTPVVAANVGGLPQAVSDGRSGLLVNGHSATHWADVLERLHDDVHLKETLGRGAATHALAFGWQRTALLTAQSYRTAVERFPAATAR
- a CDS encoding phosphatase, coding for MNPAELAAYLDSVRITGLVATPRQDNLKHMRLFLERNEHLEFGVEHTRDWTYDDVFDLMHERVGTSPDRDHTEGQDTIDAGKCVAALDRFADRLGESARRRERILFATGHPAGLLPVHAAFARAVAAAGATVVRVPEGRVFGAGDIRQVFGVLVWHQHGGLMHTHFPEPMRLSLDTLTAAGHDLPDLVVADHGWAGHAANAGLPTVGFADCNDPGLFVSEAQGQLDVAVPLDDNVTPGLYEPLIDYVLGRAGLPRA